In Aphis gossypii isolate Hap1 unplaced genomic scaffold, ASM2018417v2 Contig00273, whole genome shotgun sequence, a single genomic region encodes these proteins:
- the LOC126553578 gene encoding death-associated inhibitor of apoptosis 2-like, which translates to MNLQKFSNDFPSLVYLVRNNSYPVHSDYTTFMSRLKTYNSYPSTSCQNKYSLAESGLKYTGVGDIVECFFCGLVLQKWSNDDIPWVEHAKWNPKCIFVLLCKGNEFIENVKNEYVKASHVYDCKSKSNDITC; encoded by the exons ATGAATTTACAGAAATTTTCCAACGATTTTCCAtctttagtttatttagtaCGAAATAATTCATATCCAGTACATTCAGATTATACCACATTTATGTcaagattaaaaacatataactcATATCCATCTACTTcatgtcaaaataaatattcgttaGCTGAAtctggtttaaaatataccgGTGTAGGTGATATAGTTGAATGTTTTTTCTGTGGACTTGTCTTACAAAAATGGTCAAACGATGATATACCATGGGTCGAACACGCAAAATGGAAtcctaaatgtatatttgtatt ACTATGTAAAGGAAatgaatttatagaaaatgtaaaaaacgaATATGTAAAAGCTAGCCATGTTTATGATTGTAAGTCTAAATCAAATGATATTACTTGTTAG
- the LOC126553580 gene encoding uncharacterized protein LOC126553580, whose protein sequence is MSYYTNVSAGESSSNDDNESSMLSTLSSSLKPVKMQNKKKKMILNQKLKCLRLERQRTESIETYKDALPSVISKGNIEDNVSNSITLTEGNYTYTIRCPVAPKCDDYYVIQHYKTSVIKDIPSLERWKHSEASVKLYTSNNFPADNEISIKINELIRTILNRCSSDPKRKIVKNSKK, encoded by the exons atgtcgtaCTATACTAATGTATCTGCAGGCGAAAGCTCTTCAAATGATGAT aatgaaAGTAGTATGCTATCAACACTATCATCTTCTTTAAAACCGGTAAAAatgcagaataaaaaaaaaaaaatgatactgaaccaaaagttaaaatgtctAAGGCTggaaag gCAGCGAACAGAATCAATAGAGACGTACAAGGATGCCTTACCTAGTGTAATTTCGAAAGGAAATATTGAAGATAACGTTTCTAACTCAATAACATTGACGGAAGGAAATTACACGTATACGATTCGGTGTCCAGTAGCGCCAAAATGCGATGACTACTACGTCATTCAACATTATAAAACTAGTGTTATAAAGGACATTCCGTCACTTGAAag atggaAACATTCTGAAGCTAGTGTGAAGTTGTACACTAGCAATAACTTTCCTGCTGATAACGAAATATCgatcaaaataaatgaacttattcgcacaattttaaatcgatGTTCATCGGATCCGAAACGGAAGATTgtgaaaaacagtaaaaaataa